In Bdellovibrionales bacterium CG10_big_fil_rev_8_21_14_0_10_45_34, one genomic interval encodes:
- a CDS encoding 50S ribosomal protein L23 produces MYELIKRPIVTEKNTIHQAAGVYAFEVESSADKLQIKTAVEKAFNVKVSSVRTLVCRDRARKRATLKNAGRARYWKKALVQLKPGHKISIFEGA; encoded by the coding sequence ATGTACGAGTTGATCAAGAGACCAATTGTAACTGAGAAAAATACAATTCATCAGGCAGCTGGCGTGTACGCGTTTGAAGTTGAGTCGTCTGCAGATAAGCTGCAGATCAAAACGGCGGTAGAAAAGGCGTTCAACGTAAAAGTCAGCTCTGTCCGTACACTAGTATGTCGTGATCGAGCGCGAAAGCGAGCCACGTTAAAGAATGCGGGCCGTGCTCGCTATTGGAAGAAGGCTCTTGTGCAACTCAAACCCGGACATAAAATCTCTATTTTTGAGGGAGCATAG
- the rplC gene encoding 50S ribosomal protein L3, producing the protein MSEQNEEVTTDSDPTGAAESAGLKLPGLFATKVGMTTVYTENGDSVPVTVLKVGDWRVTQVIKSADRGYSAIQIGSGIKKAKNASKAETKAFGAAGFESGAQKVGEIRVESDLEASVGQAVDIHSFTKGDKVKVTGKSKGCGFSGVVKRYKFAGGPASHGSHFHRQPGSSGNRTWPGRVLPGKRFPGQYGNKNITVRGLKVIEILPEESVILVKGSVPGAMNTLLRVEKI; encoded by the coding sequence ATGAGCGAACAAAATGAGGAAGTAACCACCGACTCGGATCCTACCGGAGCCGCTGAGTCTGCCGGACTCAAGCTCCCTGGGCTTTTTGCTACGAAAGTAGGAATGACAACGGTCTACACTGAAAATGGCGACAGTGTGCCTGTCACTGTTTTGAAAGTGGGCGACTGGCGAGTCACTCAGGTTATTAAATCCGCAGATAGAGGCTACTCAGCCATTCAAATCGGCAGCGGGATAAAAAAGGCAAAAAATGCGTCTAAAGCTGAAACCAAGGCCTTCGGTGCTGCGGGATTTGAAAGTGGTGCCCAAAAAGTTGGCGAGATTCGCGTAGAGTCCGATCTTGAAGCGTCCGTTGGTCAGGCAGTTGATATCCATAGCTTCACAAAGGGTGACAAAGTAAAAGTCACCGGCAAATCCAAGGGTTGCGGTTTTTCTGGTGTTGTGAAGCGGTACAAGTTTGCTGGCGGTCCAGCATCTCACGGTTCACATTTTCATCGTCAGCCCGGATCAAGCGGAAACAGAACTTGGCCAGGTCGTGTTTTGCCCGGAAAACGTTTTCCAGGTCAGTACGGCAACAAGAATATTACAGTTCGCGGCCTTAAGGTTATTGAAATTCTTCCTGAGGAAAGTGTGATTTTAGTAAAAGGCTCTGTGCCTGGCGCTATGAACACATTGCTTCGGGTTGAAAAGATTTAG
- a CDS encoding 50S ribosomal protein L4, producing MAKAKVYSWDKSEVGSVELNDAIYGAPVRKDILHEVVRWQLASRRQGTHKVKTRAFVSGGGKKPFKQKGTGNARQGSTRSPLNPGGAVLFGPQPRDYSYVLPKKVKKIGLRSALSYLNGEGRLYVVDSIQSNGKTSEFNSKLKGFGLVKAVVVDKAEEAMVKRASRNLKAYRYLSVEGLNVYDLLKYDAVVINKQSLDKIEERLG from the coding sequence ATGGCAAAAGCTAAAGTTTATTCTTGGGATAAAAGTGAAGTTGGGTCGGTTGAGCTCAATGATGCTATCTATGGTGCACCTGTTCGTAAGGACATTCTCCACGAAGTTGTTAGGTGGCAGTTAGCTAGTCGTCGTCAAGGGACTCACAAGGTAAAGACGCGGGCATTTGTAAGCGGCGGTGGTAAAAAACCATTTAAGCAAAAGGGTACGGGTAATGCCCGTCAAGGTTCCACGAGATCGCCCCTTAATCCTGGCGGCGCAGTTCTTTTTGGGCCTCAACCACGCGATTATTCTTATGTTCTTCCGAAGAAAGTCAAAAAAATTGGGCTTCGCTCCGCTCTTTCTTATTTAAATGGTGAAGGTCGGCTTTACGTAGTCGACAGTATTCAGAGCAACGGCAAGACTAGCGAGTTCAACAGCAAGCTCAAAGGCTTTGGGTTAGTTAAGGCTGTCGTTGTAGATAAAGCAGAGGAGGCAATGGTTAAGCGTGCAAGTCGCAACCTGAAAGCCTACAGATATCTAAGTGTTGAAGGGCTAAATGTTTACGATCTTTTAAAATACGATGCTGTTGTTATCAACAAGCAGAGCTTAGATAAGATCGAAGAGAGATTGGGATAA
- a CDS encoding 30S ribosomal protein S10, giving the protein MQSQRIRIRLKAFDHKLLDLSTKEIVETARRTGARVAGPIPLPTRINRYTVLRSPHVDKKSREQFEIRTHKRMLDILEPTQQTVDQLMKLDLSAGVDVEIKLGS; this is encoded by the coding sequence ATGCAAAGCCAGCGAATTCGAATCAGATTGAAAGCCTTCGATCACAAACTTCTCGATCTTTCTACTAAAGAGATTGTCGAGACTGCACGAAGAACGGGAGCGCGCGTTGCCGGGCCGATTCCACTACCTACACGAATCAACCGATACACGGTTTTGCGTTCTCCGCACGTTGATAAAAAATCGCGTGAACAGTTTGAAATTCGAACACATAAAAGAATGTTAGATATACTCGAGCCGACACAACAAACTGTGGATCAGTTGATGAAGCTGGATCTGTCAGCAGGTGTCGACGTAGAAATTAAATTAGGTAGCTAA
- the fusA gene encoding elongation factor G, translating to MSAKDCKKLEELNYTRNIGIMAHVDAGKTTTTERMLYYTGKTHRIGEVDAGAATMDWMIQEQERGITITAAATTCYWKKHQINIIDTPGHVDFTIEVERSLRVLDGAVAVFDAVNGVEPQSETVWRQANKYRVPRIAFINKMDRIGANFEASVQSIISKLGAHALPIQWPVGAEDQFRGYVDLITMKKHLWASDLPDSDIIVEDLIGDNEFQEKRNCLVEKVAENDDQLLDKYLGGEEISEAELKTALRNVTLSQKIFPVLCGSAYKNKGVRAVLDAVIDYLPSPLDVPPIVGKLVVDGELTDKEVAVKTDFEEETAALAFKIAMDQFIGGLTFVRVYSGTIEVGQTLMNARLSKRERVQKIVRLHANSREELKELRAGDIGALVGLKLVGTGDTLCDQKRVLALEKIHFPDPVIAVAIEPKSSSDQAKLTQALERLCQEDPSLKTGTDLETGQLLISGMGELHLEIIVDRLEREYKTKVNRGKPQVSYRESISTEATAEGKFERVISGEAQFGYCQLRVYPQAQGAGFKFSSKVDQKSIPAEFIHSIEVGAREASETGVLAGYQVLDLGVELLDTKYDQVSSTQVAYKIAASIAVREAMKQAKPQLLEPIVAIEITTPEGFMGAVIGDLNGRRGRVESMAPKGDVQVIQGEVPVAGLFGYATDLRSLTQGRATCSSEMSRFDVVPPRIEAEILSRLGRKRPEGH from the coding sequence CGACGATGGATTGGATGATCCAGGAGCAAGAGCGCGGCATTACCATCACCGCTGCCGCAACAACTTGCTATTGGAAAAAACACCAAATTAATATTATCGATACGCCCGGGCACGTCGATTTCACGATTGAAGTTGAACGAAGTTTGCGTGTTCTTGATGGGGCCGTGGCTGTTTTTGATGCCGTTAACGGAGTAGAGCCTCAGTCAGAAACGGTCTGGCGGCAGGCGAATAAATATCGTGTGCCCCGCATTGCATTTATCAACAAGATGGACCGCATTGGCGCCAATTTTGAGGCATCAGTGCAGTCGATAATTTCAAAGCTAGGAGCACACGCGCTGCCTATTCAGTGGCCCGTCGGTGCAGAAGATCAGTTTCGCGGGTATGTTGATTTGATCACAATGAAGAAGCACTTGTGGGCATCTGATTTGCCTGACTCCGATATCATCGTTGAAGACCTCATTGGCGACAACGAGTTTCAAGAGAAACGCAATTGTCTTGTAGAAAAGGTTGCTGAAAATGACGACCAACTTCTAGATAAATATTTGGGGGGCGAAGAGATATCTGAGGCCGAATTAAAGACGGCACTTCGTAATGTCACGCTTTCTCAAAAAATCTTTCCTGTACTTTGTGGATCTGCTTATAAAAACAAGGGAGTTCGGGCTGTGCTCGATGCTGTCATTGACTATTTGCCAAGTCCACTCGATGTTCCGCCGATAGTGGGTAAACTTGTTGTCGATGGCGAACTCACAGATAAAGAGGTTGCTGTAAAAACGGACTTCGAAGAAGAGACCGCCGCGCTAGCATTCAAGATAGCAATGGATCAATTTATTGGCGGACTTACATTTGTTCGAGTTTATAGCGGCACGATAGAGGTAGGGCAGACGCTCATGAATGCCAGGCTATCGAAGCGGGAACGGGTTCAAAAGATTGTTCGCCTACATGCAAATTCTCGTGAAGAATTAAAGGAGCTACGGGCTGGCGATATCGGCGCTCTCGTGGGTCTTAAGCTTGTTGGAACGGGCGATACTTTGTGTGATCAGAAGAGGGTATTGGCTCTTGAGAAAATACACTTTCCTGACCCGGTGATTGCTGTGGCTATTGAACCCAAATCTTCTTCCGATCAGGCTAAGCTAACGCAAGCCCTAGAGAGATTGTGTCAAGAGGATCCCTCGCTAAAAACGGGGACGGACTTAGAAACTGGTCAACTTCTCATCTCCGGAATGGGTGAGCTCCATCTTGAAATTATAGTTGATCGTCTCGAAAGAGAGTACAAAACTAAAGTTAACCGAGGAAAACCCCAGGTTTCTTACCGCGAATCCATTTCGACCGAGGCAACTGCAGAGGGCAAATTCGAGCGAGTTATCTCGGGCGAAGCCCAGTTTGGCTACTGCCAGTTAAGAGTCTATCCCCAGGCGCAAGGTGCGGGTTTTAAATTCTCATCAAAGGTAGACCAAAAATCGATTCCCGCCGAGTTTATCCATTCTATCGAAGTGGGAGCCCGTGAAGCCTCTGAAACTGGAGTACTTGCTGGCTATCAGGTTCTCGATTTGGGTGTAGAGCTGCTCGATACAAAATACGATCAAGTGAGTTCGACCCAGGTGGCCTACAAGATTGCGGCATCGATTGCTGTTCGCGAAGCGATGAAGCAGGCGAAACCTCAGCTTCTTGAGCCAATTGTAGCTATTGAGATAACTACGCCCGAGGGATTTATGGGTGCTGTGATTGGCGACTTAAATGGCCGTCGTGGGCGTGTAGAATCAATGGCTCCAAAGGGCGACGTGCAGGTAATTCAGGGGGAGGTTCCGGTGGCAGGGCTCTTTGGTTATGCTACTGACCTGAGATCTTTGACCCAGGGTAGGGCTACTTGCAGCTCAGAAATGAGCCGTTTTGACGTCGTTCCTCCTCGCATAGAAGCAGAAATTCTTTCTCGACTAGGGCGAAAGAGGCCAGAGGGGCACTAG